The Cystobacter ferrugineus genome includes the window CGGGAATGTGCCATCGGCTTCATCGCCAATGCCGATGTCCAATTCCTTCATGGTGGCCAGGGCCTTGGAGGAGCACGCCTCAGGCTTGGGGGTGGGGCGCACGGGCGCCCCGGTGCAGGCGCCGAAGACGGCGCAGCAGGCCGCGCCGACGCACTTCTCCATGAAACGGGCGCGCATGGCCTTGCGCTGCAGCTGAGGAGCGGGCGTCTCTTCGGGCCTCAAGCGGGAGTCTTCCTTGCGAAGCATGGTGGCGAATACGGGCGCGGGGGTGGGGGGCAAGTAGAAGGCCGCGCCCACCCCAGCTTCAGGCCACTCCTTGAAACTCGCCACTTCACGGACGGCACAGGCCTGGGCAGTAGGGCTCTGTCGCAGAGACTCGACAAGTGGTGAAGCCGAAGCCACCGGCTGCGCCGTGGAAAGAGAGCCGGGCGCCGGGCGCGTATGCACCACCCACGCGCTGGCGCTCGCCAGGGCCAGCGCACCCACCACAACGAAGAGCGCGGCGAGCGGGAGGGACGCCATCGCCGGGGTGCGCACCGGAAGCATGCCGAGGCTTGTGGAGAAGACGCGCGCGGGTGCCCGCCGGAGGGGGCCACGCGCCTTCCGCGGAGGCGCAGGTTGCGTGGGGGGCAGGACCTGCCGTGAAGCTGGTGCCGCCCGGGCCACAGCCGCTAGCGGTGGAGACGGCAGGGCGGACTCGGGCACCGGCGGCGGTAGGCCTTCCCAGGCGTGTTGCGGCGCCACTTCGGCCAACACCGCCACGAGGGCCTCGGCTGGCGAGGCCGCGGCCTGCGCCACCTTCGCGGGGGCAGCAGGCTCGGCCACCTTCGCCGGTAGGGGGGCGAAGACGGCCGGGGTGCCGTCGCTCTCCAGCACAGGTTGCTGCTTCTGAGCGGCCTTGCGCCCACGCCGGGGACGGTCCGCCTTCCACGCGAGGCCCGCCTGCTCCTCCCCTGCCGGAGGCCCCATGCCGGGCACCTTCACCGTGGGTGTCGCGTCCGGCGCGTCCGGGTCCATCAGCGGCACGTCCCAGCGCTCGTCCTTCTGCGCTGCGGCGAGGGCAGATTCCAGGGCCCCGCACAGCTCCACGTAGCCGGGGAAGCGCGCCTCCCTCCCCTTCTCCAACATGCGCATGCACACGGCGCTGAGTGCCGGGGGCACGCGCGGGTTGCGCTCGTGAGGCGCGGGCGGTGTCTGGGTGAGAATCCTGTCGTAGAGGCCCCCCTCAGCGCGGTGGCCAAAGGGCAGCACGTCGGTGAGGAGCCAGTAGAGGGTGACGCCGAGGGCCCACAGCTCGTCGCCCACGTCGGGCCTATAGCCCGCCTTGCCCTTGGAGGCGTCCTGCTCATGGCGGACGAATTCGGGCGTGCGGTACTCGTCCGTCCCCGGCAGGTAGCGCTCGCCGGTAATGGTGGGCTCGCCCGCCAGGTAGCCAATGCCGAAGTCCACGAGGACAGGCCGCCCGTCCGAGTCGCGAATGAGGATGTTCTCCCGCTTCAAGTCCCGGTGCAGCACTCCCTGCTTGAAAATGTCCGCGAGCGCGAGCGCCACCTCGAGGAGAATGCGCACCACCTGGCGCGCCGTGGGGTTCTCCTCCAGCGCCCATTGATCGAGCGTCCGGCCCACGACGAGGTCCATGATGAAGCACAGGTAACCATGGTCCGGGTCCGGCCACCTGTCACACGCCCGGAAGCGGACGACGTTCTCGTGCACCACGTGCCGGAGGATGGTGATTTCCCGCTGGCCCCAGCTCTCCAACTCGCGGGCGCGGATGACTTTCATGGCGAAGTAACGGCCCGCGCGCTCCACCTTGTAGACGAAG containing:
- a CDS encoding serine/threonine protein kinase encodes the protein MQAPPFKPPEYGDMVGNYRVEEKLGDGGFGFVYKVERAGRYFAMKVIRARELESWGQREITILRHVVHENVVRFRACDRWPDPDHGYLCFIMDLVVGRTLDQWALEENPTARQVVRILLEVALALADIFKQGVLHRDLKRENILIRDSDGRPVLVDFGIGYLAGEPTITGERYLPGTDEYRTPEFVRHEQDASKGKAGYRPDVGDELWALGVTLYWLLTDVLPFGHRAEGGLYDRILTQTPPAPHERNPRVPPALSAVCMRMLEKGREARFPGYVELCGALESALAAAQKDERWDVPLMDPDAPDATPTVKVPGMGPPAGEEQAGLAWKADRPRRGRKAAQKQQPVLESDGTPAVFAPLPAKVAEPAAPAKVAQAAASPAEALVAVLAEVAPQHAWEGLPPPVPESALPSPPLAAVARAAPASRQVLPPTQPAPPRKARGPLRRAPARVFSTSLGMLPVRTPAMASLPLAALFVVVGALALASASAWVVHTRPAPGSLSTAQPVASASPLVESLRQSPTAQACAVREVASFKEWPEAGVGAAFYLPPTPAPVFATMLRKEDSRLRPEETPAPQLQRKAMRARFMEKCVGAACCAVFGACTGAPVRPTPKPEACSSKALATMKELDIGIGDEADGTFPVVGNAKPVPVQVSTTFTLLDDLGKLKAGTVLSGRLVFGQDRVYGRFTQAKQAKSKGGQIYPVCLELQYGRQRGTGYMRDGGPDSPVVGSTAQVEAVDHFE